From a single Miscanthus floridulus cultivar M001 chromosome 8, ASM1932011v1, whole genome shotgun sequence genomic region:
- the LOC136475146 gene encoding ribonucleoside-diphosphate reductase large subunit-like, translating to MYVVKRDGRQEPVHFDKITARLTRLSYGLSQEHCDPVLVAQKVCAGVYKGITTGEIGELAAETAAAMTASHPDYASLAARIAVSNLHKNTMTSFSATVKALYTHYDEKSGLMAPLIADDVFTIIMKNTARLEYEINFDRDFDYDYFGFKTLQRSYLLKVGGKVAERPQHMLMRVSVGIHKDDIESAIKTYHMMSQRWFTHASPTLFNAGTPRPQLSSCFLICMKDDSIEGIYDTLSECAAISKSAGGIGVSIHNIRATGSYIRGTNGTSNGIVPMLRVFNDTARYVDQGGGKRKGAFAVYLEPWHPDIFEFLDLRKNHGKEENRARDLFYALWVPDLFMERVQRNEQWSLFCPNEAPGLSDCWGDEFQNLYHKYEREGKAKKVVAAQALWFDILKAQIETGTPYMLYKDACNRKSNQQNLGTIKSSNLCTEIIEYTSPDETAVCNLVSIALPRFVREKGVPIESHPAKLVGSRGSKNRYFDFDKLAEITSIVTCNLNKIIDISYYPIENARRSNMRHRPIGIGVQGLADTFILLGVPFDSPEAQQLNKDIFETIYYHSLKASAELAAKEGPYETYAGSPASKGILQPDMWNVVPSGRWNWSAIREMISQVGLRNSLLVAPMPTASTSQILGNNECFEPYTSNIYSRRVLSGEFVVVNKHLLHDLSEMGVWSPVLKNKIIYEDGSVQKITEVPDDLKAIYKTVWEIKQKTIVDMAIDRGCYIDQSQSLNIHMEQPNSGKLTSLHFHAWSKGLKTGMYYLRTRAAADAIKFTVDTTLLKDKQPTSEEEDAQVKMAQVACSLNNRDECLACGS from the exons ATGTACGTGGTGAAGCGCGACGGCCGGCAAGAGCCGGTCCACTTCGACAAGATCACCGCGCGGCTCACGAGGCTCAGCTACGGCCTCAGCCAGGAGCACTGCGACCCCGTCCTCGTCGCCCAGAAGGTCTGCGCCGGCGTCTACAAGGGCATCACCACCGGCGAGATCGGTGAGCTCGCCGCCGAGACCGCCGCCGCCATGACCGCCTCGCACCCCGACTACGCATCG CTAGCGGCGAGGATTGCGGTCTCCAATCTGCACAAGAACACCATGACATCCTTTTCAGCGAC GGTAAAGGCTCTCTATACCCATTACGATGAGAAGTCTGGTTTGATGGCTCCCCTGATTGCTGATGATGTCTTCACGATTATTATGAAG AATACTGCTCGCTTGGAGTATGAGATAAATTTTGACCGAGATTTCGACTATGATTATTTTGGTTTTAAGACTCTTCAGAGGTCCTATCTGTTGAAAGTTGGTGGAAAGGTCGCGGAAAGGCCGCAACATATGTTGATGAGAGTTTCTGTTGGCATACATAAGGATGATATTGAATCTGCTATCAAAACATATCACATGATGTCTCAGCGCTGGTTTACTCATGCTTCCCCAACCCTTTTCAACGCTGGCACTCCAAGGCCGCAA CTAAGTAGCTGCTTCCTTATCTGCATGAAAGATGATAGTATTGAGGGAATTTATGATACTCTCTCAGAATGTGCTGCAATAAGCAAATCTGCTGGAGGAATTGGTGTCTCAATTCACAATATTCGAGCTACTGGGAGTTACATTCGAGGAACAAATGGAACTTCTAATGGAATTGTTCCTATGCTACGTGTTTTCAATGATACTGCCCGTTATGTTGATCAAGGTGGAGGCAAGAGAAAAG GTGCATTTGCTGTTTATTTGGAGCCTTGGCATCCTGATATCTTTGAGTTCCTTGATCTAAGAAAGAACCATGGAAAG GAAGAGAATCGTGCAAGGGATCTTTTCTATGCTCTGTGGGTTCCTGATCTATTCATGGAAAGGGTACAACGTAATGAACAGTGGTCACTATTTTGCCCCAATGAAGCTCCTGGGTTGTCTGATTGCTGGGGTGATGAGTTTCAGAATCTCTACCATAAATATGAAAGAGAA GGCAAGGCAAAGAAAGTGGTTGCAGCGCAGGCCCTCTGGTTTGATATTTTGAAGGCACAGATAGAAACCGGAACACCATATATGCTTTACAAg GATGCTTGCAACAGAAAAAGTAACCAGCAAAATCTTGGCACAATTAAGTCCTCTAACTTGTGTACTGAGATAATTGAGTATACAAGTCCTGATGAAACTGCTGTGTGCAATCTAGTGTCAATTGCTTTACCACGTTTTGTGAGGGAAAAG GGTGTTCCTATAGAGTCCCATCCAGCTAAGCTTGTTGGTAGCAGAGGATCAAAAAATAGATACTTTGACTTTGATAAATTAGCTGAG ATTACTTCGATTGTTACATGTAATCTGAACAAAATCATTGATATTAGCTATTATCCCATTGAGAATGCAAGGAGGTCAAATATGAGGCATAGGCCAATTGGGATAGGTGTTCAAGGCTTGGCAGATACTTTTATTCTACTTGGAGTGCCATTTGATTCACCAGAG GCCCAGCAGTTAAATAAAGatatttttgaaaccatttattaTCACTCGTTGAAAGCTTCTGCTGAACTTGCTGCAAAAGAAGGTCCTTATGAAACATATGCCGGGAGCCCTGCCAGCAAG GGCATTCTTCAACCTGATATGTGGAATGTAGTGCCATCTGGTAGGTGGAACTGGTCAGCAATAAGGGAGATGATTTCTCAGGTGGGATTGAGGAACTCTCTTCTTGTTGCTCCTATGCCAACTGCTTCCACTAGTCAAATTCTTGGCAACAATGAGTGCTTTGAACCATACACCTCAAATATATACAGTCGACGAGTTTTAAG TGGTGAATTTGTTGTAGTAAATAAGCATCTTCTCCATGATTTGAGTGAGATGGGTGTCTGGTCTCCTGTTCTAAAGAACAAGATTATCTATGAGGATGGCTCTGTCCAAAAAATTACCGAAGTTCCAGATGATCTAAAAGCAATTTACAA GACTGTTTGGGAGATCAAGCAGAAAACTATTGTTGACATGGCCATTGACCGTGGTTGCTATATCGATCAGAGCCAGAGCCTTAATATCCACATGGAACAACCAAACTCTGGGAAGCTAACTTCATTGCACTTCCATGCTTGGTCAAAG GGCCTGAAAACAGGGATGTATTACTTAAGAACtcgagctgctgctgatgcaatCAAGTTTACAGTTGATACTACTCTTCTCAAG GATAAGCAGCCGACTTCAGAAGAAGAGGATGCCCAGGTCAAAATGGCACAAGTGGCCTGTTCCTTGAACAACCGGGATGAGTGCTTAGCATGTGGAAGTTAG
- the LOC136470712 gene encoding uncharacterized protein gives MANDPVNIVTDEVDKISGLPDDVLLDILGRLAMAGDVRTVARTSILSRRWRSLPWPQIPTVSLDVGEFFRSDDDEWRVWRRSRRQHRFVEQHQVTAGLTDALARFLAAPPSARVIETLSLKLILTRRDYVRRVGELVGAAADASAVKTVELELVTEMEMAMASVAFDPDARTKLGYGERFRHFLQDCPGAFRSLTKLNLQNLWFDDPAEVNNLVRGCHALQRLSLSSCVLCPKALLLAMDDDDDDDGPPRLPMLTIDAPQSRLQTGRLWCASTASWAASSCCRRRSSSRSSTTPEVSSSKIITRSRLVAPRRSNAWAYISTSTRTAFFKLKLSELLVNSKLELLHLAFHDGKIWVQPERPSKQLRAALGGLKGQHLSNIYPECNYLSWTTFLLEALEIHICSHICQPRKKRGKDANLAWEPSRGFRHHHLKQLCFHRAFHAEKDLPFARRLMLLAPNLQGVTLGVRSLECPACLAAQRKHPDLAASRLRFAECSKHVDAFVRALKDGIPTSAQITLVLSELV, from the exons ATGGCTAACGATCCCGTGAACATAGTCACCGATGAGGTCGACAAGATCAGCGGGCTCCCGGACGATGTCCTGCTTGACATCTTGGGCAGGctggccatggccggcgacgtccGCACCGTCGCGAGGACCTCCATCCTCTCGCGGCGGTGGAGGTCGCTGCCGTGGCCGCAGATTCCCACCGTCTCCCTCGACGTCGGAGAGTTCTTCCGCTCGGACGACGACGAGTGGCGAGTCTGGCGGCGGAGCCGCCGGCAGCACCGCTTCGTGGAGCAGCACCAGGTCACGGCGGGGCTCACCGACGCCCTGGCGCGCTTCCTGGCCGCCCCGCCGAGCGCGCGCGTCATCGAGACGCTGAGCCTCAAGCTCATCCTGACCCGGCGCGACTACGTGCGCCGCGTCGGCGAGCTCGTCGGCGCCGCGGCCGACGCCAGCGCGGTAAAGACCGTCGAACTCGAGCTCGTCACCGAGATGGAGATGGCGATGGCGAGCGTCGCGTTCGACCCGGATGCGCGGACCAAGCTCGGCTACGGCGAGCGCTTCAGGCACTTCCTGCAGGACTGCCCCGGCGCGTTCCGGTCGCTGACGAAGCTCAACCTCCAGAACCTGTGGTTCGACGACCCGGCCGAGGTGAACAACCTGGTGCGCGGCTGCCACGCTCTCCAGCGCCTCTCCCTGTCGTCCTGCGTCCTGTGTCCTAAGGCCTTGCTGCTGGccatggacgacgacgacgacgacgacgggccGCCCCGGCTCCCCATGCTGACCATCGACGCGCCGCAGTCGCGGCTCCAGACTGGCAGACTCTGGTGTGCGAGCACTGCATCATGGGCGGCGTCGAGCTGTTGCAGGCGCCGGAGCTCGTCACGCTCGAGTACAACGCCGGAGGTCTCTTCCTCCAAGATTATCACCCGGTCTCGATTGGTTGCGCCCCGTCGCTCCAACGCTTGGGCCTATATCAGTACCAGCACGAGGACAGCGTTTTTTAAGCTCAAGTTGAGTGAACTTCTGGTCAACAGCAAATTGGAGTTGCTCCACTTGGCGTTTCACGATGGAAAG ATATGGGTTCAACCAGAACGTCCTAGTAAGCAACTCAGAGCTGCACTGGGAGGCCTAAAGGGTCAGCATCTGTCGAATATCTATCCTGAGTGCAATTATCTCTCATGGACAACGTTCCTGCTGGAGGCTCTTGAAATCCAT ATATGTAGCCACATATGTCAGCCCAGGAAGAAACGAGGCAAAGACGCGAACCTGGCATGGGAACCATCTCGAGGGTTCAGGCACCATCACCTGAAGCAGCTCTGCTTCCACCGCGCCTTCCATGCAGAGAAGGACCTGCCGTTTGCGAGGCGACTCATGTTGCTGGCACCGAACCTGCAGGGCGTCACCTTGGGCGTCAGGTCTCTCGAGTGTCCTGCATGCCTGGCCGCCCAGCGTAAGCATCCGGACTTGGCGGCATCGAGACTGAGGTTCGCGGAATGCAGCAAGCATGTTGATGCGTTCGTCAGGGCGCTCAAGGATGGCATCCCTACATCAGCCCAGATAACGTTAGTTTTGTCTGAACTAGTTTGA